In Asterias rubens chromosome 10, eAstRub1.3, whole genome shotgun sequence, the following proteins share a genomic window:
- the LOC117295446 gene encoding leucine-rich repeat serine/threonine-protein kinase 1-like isoform X2 — MSEPDPVDITPKIIEVASLALLENIKTQTTSHVAAFLQSLTDDVKNHLFPFTEANKERFGEVKSGSLWRDFTHPFLHAACKYGNVGDVCLLLCSGVDTRLCTEEEGTALDVATFHGRLEIVDKLLEWDPSMIEDEETVKGLLAKACRAGHLEMAKLWLDKLAEMKGEGERPCPEDFVAMNDHFIAACQGEQYELASFLVEEKVVTIGSETALRTGQKFSEVLRLWCKYEEEETGEFQELVAKWNNRCLHVFDRNWLDSSKTDLWHTLIKINLSHNSIKTIPEMLLWGLRHLERLDLSHNLITKLPEPKSMERLTDSRLMYLKVSNNKLHFPVIELFMLPLLEHLDLSNNAITSLNHKRFPSTLVKPEKGKIVWECSNLTSLNVSGNHILQIPESITAAKSLKNLCINNNRLAKLPSAWDCPLVKLNASGNSIKEVPDMHGHWSRSLVILNLSSNNLTEIPWTICQLTALHDLNLSSNLITQLPAPTVWSIYSLKELCLADNRLLHVENLGSPGISQKRKSFPLFKKKLSMEALTSGSPGSTFYSAGSFSEHALLLSFPEVFEDSLTNLDLSDNQLQVVPPSVCNLYSLHELDLSGNKGITRLPDDLAQLRNLYFLGLKGLEIKEPETVAEVMKEEGIQTKSILNKLNERLMKCRPYYGMKLMLIGPERCGKSSLLACLIGEESNDDDSGINIGSWTLHDPVKHKSSFRERLKSKTMIGTPSHQQKEIEFSTWDLKGGEMNCIIHQCFLTPRALYLLVWDVRDDLEGVEKLCPWLLSIQSRASSSIVIVVTTHIDKLRKSQDLEALRAEICKRYNRQDGFPEIAGILEVTATSPDGTGIGQLREFIYESAVGMRIKKKTSGGSSTKVPFIGRMVPHTFFILKDIMANESERLRRCSPRLPPILKDAELANHIRKIPNNKIQSTQDIEEAAEFLSSCGSLVHFNDHLQGLNSLYFLDPVWLYIVLSKVANMKSALVREGRIQKTSLAALCVESGFGENQFEEYLQLLQRLEILLPISRTEFLIPSRLPKEQPGQDLSPTLQDEKFLQTLERVYKLPYIPPGFWSRLVSRVYVSLKMLDTGGPAATKGGRSRRTPKRNSGMNQSMRVGVTLSRTNIMYWQRGIFVLHETGRIFLTPLTFKDSKPGICVRIHCLEGVFKPMGFMVDHIENLIKEWYPGLLDVDEFSGKNLIQRLIPCPDCTAAEIKRDKLQRSPLTGCEENIHYFSVGQLSMAATVGGSEEVECPRNPGVSLPLTRLIPDLLLLDLPIRALDKTLFDFDPKKSRRLGSGGFGEVFRAKFRGENVAVKMLIGSTFLRQSTDSGLQSGGSQKSSVGSSCESGRGTPFLISSQRAGSNADFTAELVINGFANLRSEVAMMAKLRHPCIIHLIGISIQHLCFAMELAPLGDLASFLKKELENQREELNQKVYHTILDRTLTYKIALQVAHGVLYLHRKKIIYSDLKTDNVLLYSLSADASVNIKLTDYGIARHLDLQGARGMAGPMGFCAPEILRGKTFTEKVDWFSFSMLLYHLITGTWPYENLKSAIEVRGAVDTGIKPAFVYRDYTMVPMFPALEGLMQRCWNDKPLARPSGHDIATVLRNASFVCLYNVIPLHTAGKITCLQTGNGQLNENSSRLWLWTGDGANCQKAKIHIKYYSDGELLQKQLNGSQANCMVQVGHSELVGTKDNCIQLYELPAVGPQLIGHQKDFRVDSEVLCLRYQPVNNKDIHGRLFAGLADGHVIVFNHTLLSSSAGSSDNGPGMMWCRSKVLTMEKRQCNVLELVPEREEVWIACGNRLRILCTKEMLLEKQSITVTARAQLGILGLAHHQDNLFCITEQSSRVLQYSMAGRQLVQVLQCGKVALQCGDCLVWSEDSKAAQEKEEEEVVVSPGRISLEVNETLQESKGESPPEDDEGDDISFRNSHFGGQHAATLSGASTLSSRSFLHPPTDIRRPSSDGSERHTSGVVFPQVQSLLTVKDTLWVGMNTGDTLVTFVDSANCGRYDFGELLAQLGPSDELGEQSGPVKQLLRAGEEYVVGCQEIQPACNADKSDTPCHYQLLVWQAWGADNIWNFNHIHEVLNDAVEAMEE, encoded by the exons ATGAGCGAGCCAGACCCTGTCGATATCACGCCCAAAATAATCGAAG TTGCCTCCCTGGCTCTCCTGGAGAACATTAAAACCCAAACCACATCCCATGTCGCGGCCTTTCTTCAAAGCCTCACAGATGACGTCAAAAATCACCTCTTCCCCTTCACAGAGGCAAACAAGGAGCGCTTTGGGGAGGTGAAGTCAGGCTCGTTGTGGCGTGACTTCACCCACCCTTTTTTGCATGCAGCCTGCAAATATGGGAACGTGGGTGACGTCTGCTTGCTGCTGTGTTCTGGTGTGGATACAAGGCTCTGCACTGAAGAG GAAGGTACAGCACTAGATGTCGCAACTTTTCATGGCAGACTGGAAATTGTGGACAAGCTTTTGGAGTGGGACCCAA GTATGATTGAAGATGAAGAAACCGTGAAAGGCCTGTTGGCAAAGGCTTGTCGTGCGGGACATCTAGAGATGGCTAAATTATGGCTCGACAAACTGGCTGAGATGAAGGGGGAGGGTGAACGGCCATGCCCAGAAGACTTTGTTGCTATGAACGATCACTTCATTGCCGCTTGCCAAG GTGAACAGTATGAGCTTGCTTCGTTCCTAGTGGAAGAAAAAGTGGTCACTATAGGGAGTGAGACTGCCCTCAGAACAGGCCAGAAATTCAGTGAAGTTTTGAGACTTTGGTGTAAATATGAGGAAGAAGAGACCGGGGAATTTCAG GAACTTGTAGCCAAATGGAACAACAGGTGTCTTCACGTATTTGACAGAAACTGGCTGGATTCGTCCAAGACAGACCTCTGGCATACGTTGATCAAAATCAATCTATCCCATAACTCAATCAAGACGATTCCGGAGATGCTGCTGTGGGGACTGCGCCATTTAGAGAGACTTGATTTATCTCATAATCTGATCACAAAGCTACCGGAACCGAAAAGCATGGAGAGACTGACAGACTCAAG ACTGATGTATTTGAAGGTTTCCAACAATAAACTACACTTCCCTGTGATTGAGCTGTTCATGTTACCACTCCTGGAGCACCTGGATTTATCCAACAATGCCATCACAAGCCTCAACCATAAACGCTTCCCGTCTACGCTGGTCAAACCAG AAAAAGGGAAAATCGTTTGGGAGTGCAGTAACCTTACGTCACTGAACGTTTCGGGGAATCACATCCTACAAATACCCGAAAGCATTACCGCTGCAAAGAGCTTAAAGAACCTGTGCATCAACAATAATAGACTGGCCAAGCTTCCATCAGCATGGGACTGCCCGTTG GTCAAGCTCAACGCCTCGGGGAATTCCATCAAAGAGGTACCAGACATGCACGGCCACTGGAGCCGTTCCCTGGTCATCCTGAACCTAAGCAGTAACAACCTGACGGAGATCCCCTGGACAATATGTCAACTGACCGCCCTGCATGATCTGAACCTGTCTAGTAACCTCATCACCCAGCTCCCAGCTCCTACGGTATGGAGTATCTATagcttaaag GAGCTGTGCCTGGCCGATAACCGACTCCTTCACGTAGAGAATCTGGGATCTCCTGGGATCAGTCAGAAGAGAAAAAG CTTCCCACTGTTCAAGAAGAAGCTCAGCATGGAAGCATTAACTTCAGGTTCCCCGGGGAGTACCTTCTACTCGGCTGGCTCTTTCAGCGAGCACGCCCTCCTCCTCTCGTTTCCTGAGGTCTTCGAGGACAGCCTGACCAACCTTGATCTCAGCGATAACCAACTGCAGGTCGTTCCGCCGAGCGTCTGCAACTTGTACAGTCTTCATGAGCTGGATCTGAGCGG GAATAAGGGTATAACGAGACTCCCCGATGATTTAGCACAGTTAAGGAACCTTTACTTCTTGGGATTGAAAGGGCTAGAGATCAAGGAGCCTGAGACGGTAGCGGAAGTCATGAAAGAAGAAGGGATTCAGACCAAGAGCATCTTGAATAAACTCAACGAGAGACTGATGAAGTGTCGACCGTATTACGGGATGAAGCTCATGCTGATTGGGCCGGAG AGATGCGGCAAGTCGTCTTTACTGGCGTGTCTCATCGGGGAAGAATCCAACGATGACGACAGCGGGATAAACATCGGCTCATGGACTCTACATGATCCTGTCAAGCATAAATCCTCGTTCAGGGAGAGACTCAAATCTAAAACCATGATA GGTACGCCCAGTCATCAACAGAAGGAAATAGAATTCTCCACCTGGGATCTGAAAGGAGGCGAGATGAACTGCATCATCCATCAGTGTTTCCTGACCCCGAGGGCGCTTTACCTATTGGTCTGGGACGTCAGGGATGATCTGGAAGGAGTGGAGAAGCTCTGCCCCTGGTTACTCAGTATTCAG TCGAGAGCATCATCTAGTATCGTCATCGTCGTGACAACACACATCGACAAACTCAGAAAGTCTCAAGACCTGGAAGCTCTCCGAGCGGAAATCTGCAAACGGTACAACCGCCAGGACGGCTTCCCGGAGATCGCTGGCATCCTTGAGGTGACGGCAACGAGTCCGGACGGTACGGGTATCGGACAGCTACGGGAGTTCATCTATGAAAGTGCAGTCGGGATGCGGATCAAGAAGAAGACGAGCGGCGGCTCGTCGACGAAGGTTCCGTTCATTGGCAGAATG GTTCCTCATACTTTCTTCATCTTAAAAGACATCATGGCTAATGAAAGTGAGCGACTCCGAAGATGCAGTCCTCGACTCCCTCCGATACTGAAGGATGCAGAGTTAGCGAACCACATCAGGAAGAtaccaaacaacaaaatacagaGCACTCAGGATATTGAAGAAG CTGCTGAATTCCTAAGCTCCTGCGGTAGCCTCGTCCACTTCAACGACCATCTTCAAGGACTCAACAGCCTCTACTTCCTGGACCCGGTCTGGCTGTACATCGTACTCAGTAAAGTCGCCAACATGAAGAGTGCCCTGGTAAGGGAAGGGCGTATACAAAAGACGAGCCTTGCCGCACTGTGTGTGGAGAGTGGCTTCGGTGAGAACCAGTTTGAGGAGTATCTGCAGCTGCTGCAACGGCTGGAGATACTGCTGCCCATCAGTCGCACAGA GTTCCTGATCCCGAGTAGACTTCCCAAGGAGCAGCCGGGACAGGATCTTTCACCGACTCTCCAAGACGAGAAGTTTCTCCAGACCCTGGAGCGTGTCTACAAGCTTCCTTACATCCCACCGGGATTCTGGAGTCGATTGGTCTCAAGGGTCTACGTCTCTCTCAAGATGCTGGACACCGGGGGGCCGGCGGCCACCAAGGGCGGGAGGTCCAGGAGGACACCCAAAAGGAACTCAGG TATGAACCAGAGTATGAGAGTTGGTGTGACGTTGAGTCGAACAAACATCATGTACTGGCAACGAGGAATCTTTGTTCTTCACGAGACGGGTCGGATCTTTCTCACCCCTCTGACATTCAAAGACTCTAAGCCGGGGATCTGCGTCCGCATCCACTGTCTGGAAGGCGTGTTCAAACCTATGGGTTTCATGGTGGACCACATTGAGAACCTGATAAAAGAGTGGTATCCGG GTTTATTGGACGTTGATGAATTCAGTGGGAAAAATCTCATCCAGAGGTTGATTCCTTGTCCAGATTGCACAGCAGCAGAGATCAAAAGGGATAAATTGCAGAGGTCGCCGCTTACAGGATGCGAggaaaacattcattatttctCCGTCGGTCAGCTTTCCATGGCCGCGACAGTGGGAGGGTCCGAAGAGGTGGAGTGTCCAAGAAATCCAGGCGTGAGCTTGCCGTTGACGAGACTCATCCCCGATCTCCTCCTGTTGGACCTCCCCATCAGGGCTCTGGATAAAACTCTCTTCGACTTCGACCCAAAGAAGAGCCGCCGCCTCGGAAGCGGTGGTTTCGGAGAAGTCTTCCGCGCAAAATTCCGCGGAGAGAACGTCGCAGTGAAGATGTTGATCGGATCGACCTTCCTCCGGCAGAGCACAGACTCGGGCTTGCAGTCTGGGGGTAGTCAGAAGTCCAGTGTTGGTAGCAGCTGCGAGTCGGGTCGCGGCACGCCCTTTTTAATTTCCAGCCAGCGCGCCGGGAGCAACGCCGATTTCACTGCGGAGCTAGTCATCAACGGATTTGCGAATCTCCGCAGCGAAGTCGCCATGATGGCCAAGCTAAGACACCCGTGCATTATCCACCTCATTGGGATCTCGATCCAACATCTTTGCTTCGCGATGGAGCTTGCCCCTCTTGGTGACCTGGCAAGCTTCTTAAAGAAGGAGCTGGAGAATCAGAGAGAGGAGTTGAACCAGAAGGTTTACCATACGATCTTAGACCGTACCCTGACGTACAAGATCGCTCTTCAGGTGGCGCATGGTGTCTTGTACTTACACAGGAAGAAGATCATCTACTCGGACTTAAAGACGGATAACGTGTTGCTGTATTCACTTTCTGCGGATGCTTCtgttaacattaaacttacagattATGGGATAGCTCGGCATTTGGACCTGCAGGGCGCCAGGGGGATGGCTGGTCCCATGGGCTTCTGTGCACCAGAGATTCTACGTGGTAAAACATTCACAGAGAAG GTGGATTGGTTCTCATTCAGCATGCTCCTCTACCATCTCATCACTGGTACCTGGCCCTACGAGAACCTCAAATCAGCCATCGAGGTCCGCGGCGCCGTGGACACTGGCATCAAACCTGCCTTTGTGTATCGGGACTACACCATGGTCCCCATGTTCCCGGCCCTGGAGGGACTGATGCAAAGATGCTGGAACGACAAACCACTGGCGAGACCTAGCGGACATGATATTGCTACCGTGCTCAGGAACGCATCGTTCGTCTGTCTGTATAACGTGATACCGTTGCACACTGCAGGGAAGATAACTTGCCTACAGACGGGTAACGGTCAACTAAACGAG AACTCAAGTCGTCTGTGGCTCTGGACTGGTGACGGTGCAAATTGTCAAAAAGCAAAAATTCATATCAAGTACTACTCCGATGGGGAACTCTTACAAAAACAACTCAATGGGTCTCAGGCAAATTGTATGGTACAAGTTGGACACTCGGAACTTGTTGGAACGAAG GATAACTGTATCCAGCTGTATGAGCTTCCTGCGGTTGGTCCTCAACTCATCGGCCATCAGAAAGATTTCCGCGTTGATTCTGAGGTGCTGTGTCTCCGCTATCAACCAGTCAACAATAAG GACATTCATGGGCGTCTGTTTGCGGGTCTGGCCGATGGTCATGTGATCGTCTTCAACCACACATTGTTGTCGTCGTCGGCGGGGAGCAGCGACAACGGACCGGGGATGATGTGGTGTAGGTCAAAGGTCTTGACGATGGAGAAAAGGCAGTGCAACGTCCTGGAGCTGGTACCTGAGCGGGAGGAGGTTTGGATAGCGTGCGGCAATCGGCTGCGCATCCTCTGCACAAAG GAGATGCTGCTTGAGAAGCAGTCCATCACCGTGACAGCTCGAGCTCAGCTTGGCATCTTGGGTCTAGCTCATCACCAAGATAATCTTTTCTGCATCACAGAGCAATCCTCCAGAGTGTTACAGTACAGCATGGCGGGCCGCCAACTTGTACAAGTCTTACAATGCGGTAAAGTCGCCCTGCAATGCGGCGATTGTTTGGTATGGTCCGAGGACAGCAAAGCCGCACAGGAAAAAGAAGAGGAGGAGGTAGTGGTGTCCCCGGGAAGAATATCCTTGGAGGTGAACGAGACTCTGCAAGAAAGCAAGGGTGAGAGTCCCCCTGAAGACGACGAGGGCGATGATATTTCATTTCGGAATTCACACTTTGGCGGACAACATGCAGCCACCCTGTCTGGTGCATCCACTCTCAGCTCCAGATCATTCCTGCATCCACCAACGGATATCCGACGGCCATCATCGGACGGTTCGGAGAGGCACACCTCTGGCGTTGTTTTTCCACAAGTTCAGTCACTGTTAACGGTCAAAGATACACTGTGGGTTGGGATGAACACTGGCGACACCCTAGTCACCTTTGTAGATTCCGCAAACTGCGGCAGGTACGACTTTGGGGAGTTACTCGCTCAGCTGGGGCCTTCTGATGAGTTGGGAGAGCAGAGTGGGCCGGTGAAACAGTTGTTGAGGGCGGGGGAGGAGTATGTAGTAGGTTGTCAGGAGATACAGCCGGCCTGCAATGCAGACAAGTCAGACACCCCTTGTCATTACCAGCTCCTGGTGTGGCAGGCATGGGGAGCCGATAACATCTGGAACTTTAATCACATTCATGAGGTGTTGAATGATGCTGTAGAAGCCATGGAGGAATAA